From a region of the Zingiber officinale cultivar Zhangliang chromosome 10B, Zo_v1.1, whole genome shotgun sequence genome:
- the LOC122028966 gene encoding CLAVATA3/ESR (CLE)-related protein 4A-1-like — protein sequence MEEIRRAMHNIPLALALAALILASFMATEVDGYRPLYDAPEGPDPIHNEERFSFKPLHDAPEGPDPIHNDAYFKPLHDVLENPNPINNGEGFNFDPLQDTPEAPNHFHNEERFNFKPLHDVPAGPNPINNGEEFNFKPLHDVPEGPNPINN from the coding sequence ATGGAGGAAATTAGAAGAGCAATGCACAATATTCCCCTTGCATTAGCCCTTGCAGCTTTGATCTTAGCATCCTTCATGGCCACTGAAGTTGATGGATATCGACCTCTGTACGATGCTCCTGAAGGTCCTGATCCTATCCATAACGAAGAAAGGTTTAGCTTTAAGCCTCTGCACGATGCACCTGAAGGTCCTGATCCTATCCATAACGATGCATACTTTAAGCCTCTGCACGATGTTCTTGAAAATCCTAATCCTATCAACAACGGAGAGGGGTTTAACTTCGATCCTCTGCAAGATACTCCTGAAGCTCCTAATCATTTCCATAACGAAGAAAGATTTAACTTTAAGCCTCTCCACGATGTTCCTGCAGGTCCTAATCCTATTAACAACGGAGAAGAGTTTAACTTTAAGCCTCTGCACGATGTTCCTGAAGGTCCTAATCCTATCAACAACTAA